The Cellulosimicrobium cellulans genome contains the following window.
GACAAGCTCACCACGTCGCTCTCCGGGTCGGACAGCCCGGACGTCGTCGAGGTCGGCAACACGCAGTCCCCGGCGTTCACGTCCGCGGGCTTCTTCCGTGAGATCACGGCGGAGGAGTTCGAGTCGCTCGGCGGCGACGACCTGCTCCCCGGCTTCGTCGAGGCCGGCGACTGGGACGAGAAGCACTACGCCCTGCCGTACTACGCGGGCTCGCGTGCGGTGTTCTACACGCCGCAGGTCACCGGGGCCACGGCCGTCCCGACGACGCTCGACGAGTACGTCGCCAACGCGAAGGCGATGTACACGGACACGGTGTCGGGTGTGTACTGGCCCGGCCAGGACTGGTACAACGCTCTCCCGTTCGTCTGGGAGAACGGTGGCTTCATCGCCGAGCAGAACGACGCGGGCGAGTGGGAGGCGGGCTTCTCGAGCGAGGGCGGCCTCGCCGGCCTCGCGCAGGTCCAGGACCTCATGACCAACGCGTCGCACGCTCCGAAGGACGGTCAGGAGACCGACCTCCAGGTGCCGTTCTGCGAGGGCACCGTCGCGTACGTGTCGGCCCCGACCTGGATCGCCGGGACCATCAAGACCTCGCAGACCCCTGAGGACCCCGCGCAGACCCCGGGCTGCCTCGAGACCTACGGCTCGGACCTCGCGGCGTTCCCGCTGCCGGGCAAGACCGCGGGTGAGCCGGCTGCCGTGTTCGCCGGTGGCTCGAACATCGCCGTGGCGCAGAAGTCGAACAACCCGGAGCTCGCGTACAAGGCGTTCGAGATCATGATGAGCGACGAGTACCAGACGATCCTCGCCCAGGCGAACATGATCCCGGCGAAGAAGTCGCTCGCGAGCGAGGTGCCGCAGGAGGACCCGATCGCCCAGGCGGGCGTCGCGGCCGCGCAGAACGCGCGCCTGACCCCGGCGTCCCCGAAGTGGGCCGACGTCGAGGCGCAGAACGTGCTCCAGAGCGCCTTCACCAAGATCGCGAACGGTGACGACGTCGAGACCGTCGCCAAGGAGCTCGACGCGAAGATCGAGGAGATCCTCAACAGCTGAGCCCGTCCGGTGATGCCCGGCGCAGGCCGGGCATCACCGGAGGCTCGAGCCGTCAGGGGTGGGGTCTCCTTCCTGAGGAGTCCCCACCCCTTCCCATGACGGGCCGTCGGCACGTCGCCTGCGCACCACCGCGCACCTCTGACGGAGTGAGGAAATGAGCTCAACCACCCTCGAACCACGCACCGAGCGTCCCGGCGCGCCGGTGCGACCCCCCAAGAAGCGGCGTCCGCCGATCCTGCCCTGGACGCTGCTCGTCCCCAGCCTCGTCGTGCTCGGCGTCCTCGTGGGATACCCGCTCGTGCGGCTCGTCATCATGTCGTTCCAGAAGTACGAGCGGGCGCAGCTCATGGGCCAGCCCGCCGAGTGGGTCGGCTTCGACAACTACGTCCAGGTCCTCACCGACGTGGACGGCTTCTGGACCGTGCTGCTGCGCAGCTTCCTCTTCATGGTCGCCTGTGTCGTCCTGACCATGGTGCTCGGCACGCTCATCGCCCTGCTCATGATGCGCCTCGGCAAGGGCTTCCGTCTGCTGGTCTCGGTCGGGCTGCTGCTCGCGTGGGCCATGCCGGCGCTCGCCGCGACCATCGTCTGGGGCTGGATCTTCGACACCCAGTACGGCGTGATCAACAACCTCCTGACGACGATCACGGGGGACAACTGGATGGGCCACTCGTGGCTCCTCAACCCGCTCCAGTTCTTCCTCATCGCCACGCTCATCATCGTCTGGGGCGCCGTCCCCTTCGTCGCGTTCACCATGTACGCGGGACTGACGCAGATCCCCGGCGAGGTGCTCGAGGCCGCGCAGCTCGACGGAGCGGGTCCGGTCCAGCGCTTCCGGCTCATCATGATCCCGTACGTGCGCAGCATCATCACGGTGCTCATCGTGCTGTCGATCATCTGGGACCTGCGCGTCTTCACGCAGATCTACGCCCTGCAGGGCGTGGGGGGTGACCGCGACAAGACGAACACCATCGGCGTGTACATCTACCAGATGGGCATGGCCCAGGGGCACTACGGTCTCGCGGGCGCCATCTCGGTGATCTTCGTGTTCATCATGCTCGGCATCTCGTTCTACTACGTGCGCCAGACGGTCCGGGAGGAAGAACTGTGAGCACCATCCAGACCACACCACGGACCACTGTCCGACACGCCTCCGCCGCGGGCGGCTCCGCGCCTCGCGTGAGCCGTGAGAAGCAGCGCAAGAAGGCCGCCAACGTCGGCTACGCCATCCTGGCGATCATCGTCTTCGTCTCGTCGGTCTTCCCGGTCTACTGGATGATCAACACCTCGTTCCTGCCGTCGAGCCTCGTGCGGGGTACGGACCTCAAGTTCTTCCCGACACCGGACGTCTTCACGCTGAACAACTACGTGACGGCGGTCACCGACGACTCGCGAGCGCCGTTCGTCCCCGCGATGGGCAACTCGCTCACGGTGACGTTCTTCACGCTGGTCATCGCGATGGTGCTCGGGTTCCTCGCCTCGCTCGCGGTGACCAGGTTCCGCTTCAAGGGGCGTCGCACGTTCATCCTCGCGATCCTCGTGGTCCAGATGATCCCGGGCGAGGCCATGATGATCTCGATCTTCCGGATCATCGACAACTGGCAGATGCTCAACACGATCGTCGGCCTGGGCATCGTGTACGTGTCCGGCGTCCTGCCCTTCACGATCTGGACGCTGCGAGGATTCGTCAACGGCGTCCCCGCCGACCTCGAGGAGGCGGCCATGATCGACGGCTGCTCGCGCGGCAAGGCGTTCTGGAAGATCACCTTCCCGCTCCTCGCTCCGGGCCTCGTCGCCACCGGCGTCTTCGCGTTCATCCAGGCCTGGAACGAGTTCGTCATGGCGCTCATCATCATGCAGCGCCCCGAGTCGATGACTCTGCCGGTGTGGCTGCGGACGTTCCAGCAGGCCACTCAGGCGACCAACTGGGGTGCTCTCATGGCGGGGTCGGTGCTCATCGCGATCCCGGCGGTGGT
Protein-coding sequences here:
- a CDS encoding extracellular solute-binding protein — encoded protein: MKRNRLVVASVASTITLALALTACSSGGGSDDNGSGETEATTGDIRVWLNGSDTPDAAREYLKTTFEEENPGSTLTIEEQSWTGLVDKLTTSLSGSDSPDVVEVGNTQSPAFTSAGFFREITAEEFESLGGDDLLPGFVEAGDWDEKHYALPYYAGSRAVFYTPQVTGATAVPTTLDEYVANAKAMYTDTVSGVYWPGQDWYNALPFVWENGGFIAEQNDAGEWEAGFSSEGGLAGLAQVQDLMTNASHAPKDGQETDLQVPFCEGTVAYVSAPTWIAGTIKTSQTPEDPAQTPGCLETYGSDLAAFPLPGKTAGEPAAVFAGGSNIAVAQKSNNPELAYKAFEIMMSDEYQTILAQANMIPAKKSLASEVPQEDPIAQAGVAAAQNARLTPASPKWADVEAQNVLQSAFTKIANGDDVETVAKELDAKIEEILNS
- a CDS encoding carbohydrate ABC transporter permease; protein product: MSSTTLEPRTERPGAPVRPPKKRRPPILPWTLLVPSLVVLGVLVGYPLVRLVIMSFQKYERAQLMGQPAEWVGFDNYVQVLTDVDGFWTVLLRSFLFMVACVVLTMVLGTLIALLMMRLGKGFRLLVSVGLLLAWAMPALAATIVWGWIFDTQYGVINNLLTTITGDNWMGHSWLLNPLQFFLIATLIIVWGAVPFVAFTMYAGLTQIPGEVLEAAQLDGAGPVQRFRLIMIPYVRSIITVLIVLSIIWDLRVFTQIYALQGVGGDRDKTNTIGVYIYQMGMAQGHYGLAGAISVIFVFIMLGISFYYVRQTVREEEL
- a CDS encoding carbohydrate ABC transporter permease; this encodes MSREKQRKKAANVGYAILAIIVFVSSVFPVYWMINTSFLPSSLVRGTDLKFFPTPDVFTLNNYVTAVTDDSRAPFVPAMGNSLTVTFFTLVIAMVLGFLASLAVTRFRFKGRRTFILAILVVQMIPGEAMMISIFRIIDNWQMLNTIVGLGIVYVSGVLPFTIWTLRGFVNGVPADLEEAAMIDGCSRGKAFWKITFPLLAPGLVATGVFAFIQAWNEFVMALIIMQRPESMTLPVWLRTFQQATQATNWGALMAGSVLIAIPAVVFFLIVQGRMTGGLVSGAVKG